In Gossypium hirsutum isolate 1008001.06 chromosome D06, Gossypium_hirsutum_v2.1, whole genome shotgun sequence, one genomic interval encodes:
- the LOC121218335 gene encoding cytochrome f: MQTRITFSWIKEEITRSISVSLMIYIITKAFISNAYPIFAQQGYENPREATGCIVCANCHLANKPMDIEVPQAVLPDIVFEAVVRIPYDMQLKQVLANGKKGALNVGVVLILPEGFELASPDRMSPEMKEKIGNLSFQNYRPTKKNILVIGPIRGDNRGRGQIYPDGNKSNNTVYNSTTVEGEYIKLDQPLTINPNVGGFGQEDAEIVLQDPLRVKGLLFFLASIVFAQIFLVLKKKQFEKVQVSEMNF, translated from the exons ATGCAAACTAGAATTACTTTTTCTTGGATAAAGGAGGAGATTACTCGATCCATTTCCGTATCGCTCATGATCTATATAATAACCAAGGCTTTCATTTCAAATGCATATCCCATTTTTGCACAACAAGGGTATGAAAATCCACGAGAAGCAACTGGGTGTATTGTATGTGCCAATTGCCATTTAGCGAATAAACCCATGGATATTGAGGTTCCACAAGCGGTACTTCCTGATATTGTATTTGAAGCGGTTGTTAGAATTCCTTATGATATGCAACTGAAACAAGTTCTTGCTAATGGTAAGAAAGGGGCTTTGAATGTGGGTGTTGTTCTTATTTTACCAGAGGGGTTTGAGTTAGCGTCGCCTGATCGTATGTCACCCGAGATGAAAGAAAAGATAGGCAATCTTTCCTTTCAGAACTATCGCCCCACTAAGAAAAATATTCTTGTAATAGGTCCTATTCGTG GCGACAACAGGGGAAGGGGCCAGATTTATCCCGACGGGAACAAAAGTAACAATACTGTTTATAATTCTACGACAGTAG AGGGTGAATATATCAAACTTGATCAACCATTAACAATTAATCCTAATGTGGGTGGATTTGGTCAGGAGGATGCAGAAATAGTACTTCAAGACCCACTACGCGTCAAAGGTCTTTTGTTCTTCTTGGCATCTATTGTTTTTGCACAAATCTTTTTGGTTCTTAAAAAGAAACAGTTTGAGAAGGTTCAAGTGTCCGAAATGAATTTCTAG